Within the Gossypium raimondii isolate GPD5lz chromosome 12, ASM2569854v1, whole genome shotgun sequence genome, the region tgttttgttgatcttttaCAGGATTTTGAAGATGTATTTCCTTCTGAAATGCCTAagggattacctcctttacgagggattgaacatcaaattgactttgtgCCTAGTTCGAGTATTCCGAATAGACCAGTCTATCGAAGCAATCctgaagaaactaaggagttgcaaaggcaagttgaataTCTCTTAGAGAAATGGTGGATTCATGAGAGTCTAAGCCCTTGTGTGGTCCCTGTACTTCTCgtcccaaaaaaagatggttcttggagaatgtgtattgattgtcgtgctgtcaacaagattacggtaaagtatcgatatccaaTTCTTCGATTAcatgatatgttggatgagcttaatggtgcatgcattttctctaaaattgacttaaaaattGGTTACCAttaaataagaatgaaacaatgtgatgaatggaaaactacttttaagactaagtatggcctgtatgagtggttaatcatgccatttggcttaactaatgctcctagcacattcatgagattaatgaaccacatacttagaccttttttaggaaaatttgtcgttgtgtattttgatgacatactgatttatagcaaaactttgaatgatcatgttgggcatgttaaattagtattggatgtgttaaggcatgaacgactctttgctaatcttgaaaaatgtaccttttgtatggataagcttgttttttttgggttttgtgataagttctacaggaatccatgtggatgaggagaaggtaaaggcaattaaagaatggCCTATCCTAAAAGCATTTACGAGGTaaggtctttccttgggttagccGGTTTTTACCACAGgtttgttcgtaacttttccacaattgcttcgcctttgactgcacttattaaaaaggatttatcttttcattagacagataagcaagaattagcatttaatgaacttaaagataaattgtgtaatgctcctattcttgttttacctaattttgaaaagacctttgagattgaatgtgatgcttctggtgtaggtataggtgccgtcctcatgcaagattgtaaaccactagcctactttagtgagaaacttggtggagcacatttgaactattcgacctatgataaagagttgtatgccttggtaagggcattagaagtttggcaacattaccttttaccaaaggattttgtgattcacactgaccatgaatcacttaagcacttaaagggacaaggtaagttgaacaagcgacATGCGAGGTGGGTTGAATTCATTAAATCTTTTCattatgttataaggtataagaaatgtaaagataatattgtggctgatgctctatcaaggaggtacactttacttagtactttacatactaagttattaggttttgagtatctcaaagatttatatgccactgattctgattttgcaagcatttatgacgcatgtgaacatggtgcatttcataaatttataagcatgatggctatcttttttgaaataatagactatgcttaccaaagtgttcaatgcgagaattgttggttcgagaggctcatagtggtggtcttatgggtcattttggagtcactaagacttatgatgttttacatgagcatttttattggcctaacatgcgaaaacttgttgagaaaatttgctctacttgcattacttgtaaataagctaaatccactgtgatgcctcatggtctatatactcCTCTTCTTGTTCCTAGTTCACATTGgactgacatttcaatggattttgtaataggtttaccaaggacaaagcgtggacgagatagcatctttatggttgtggatcgattttctaaaatggctcatttcattccatgccataagactgatgataCAACGCATGTTGCCGATCTATTTTTCCgtgaagttgtgagattacatggaatcccaaggactatcgtttccgatagagatgcaaaatttcttagtcacttttggaaggtgttatggggtaagttaggtactaaactactttactctactacatgccaccctcaaactgatggtcaaaccgaggtggtaaatcgagttttgggatctttgcttagagccataataggtaagaatgttaaatcttaggaagaatggataccctatgttgagtttgcttataatcgttctgttcattcttccacaggttttactccttttgagattgtatatggctttaatccacttactgttttagatttgcttcctttacctttgaatgagattgctaatttagatggtgaaaggaaagctgatttagtggaagagatccatgagaaggctcgtaaagccattgagaaaaagaatgagtccaatacacatcgagctaataaagggcgaaagcaagtcttgtttgaaTTTGGAGATTGGGTATGGGTACATATGAGGAATGAAcgatttccttctaagagaaagaataaacttgataCACGAGGGgatggaccattccaagtactcgagaaaataaatgacaatgcttatcgcattgatcttcctggtgagtatagtgttagtgctactttcaatgtttctgatctttctccttttgaatttgatgtaggttcagattcgaggatgaatcttcttgaagagggggagaatgatacgagccaatgaggtgacactcaaggggttatttttcctagtggtccaatcactcgaagcaaggtacgacaattaaaatcaaagataaatgcttttgtccaagactttgttgctacaaatttaagtcatcatgttcgtgacgttgacaaataTGGGAATgtaattcactggaccaatcttggaatagtgaaagcccataaattggtggattaatcttttatgtatcttattattatttacttaattctcattggttgggacacatcacttaagagttaagtaattttattggttaggttattatttatttattttcttagataattttaaagagttttattaggattcaattactcttgtaatttgcctataaataggcttgctttctacacattgggcgggggaataaaaagagagtattttgttgtcttccaaatttgtgtgaggcaaatttttaagagtagagtgattcttctcttgctatttagtttggagtttgttactttcgagggtatttcagagttacaaatattcaaatttctttcccgttcatcggtgtttctagaggtgcttcttctaggggtttcgtagggagccgctcaatcaattgcgtttttggttacaagttaaccaagggttccataaggtaaatctatcctttttttttcttttattattattatttaactaattttatttattctcgttttatttctaatttgtgtttctcttgtgtctagatccgagATTCCGCATcaccatttatggatttatttactTGGAACGTTCAGAGTGTGACATATCAGTAATTGAATCCTTAATTCGTGacttgtacactttgatgtaggtaaaaatttgagttcaaatagataaagaacCGAAAGTTGGTAagttgggtatatgacttttgtagtatgtagcatcGTTCTCAATAATTgaattcataactcaattaatgtgtaaatgatatcctctcattgtcATTACGTGATAGATGAAAATTAAACGTGGCCATGAGATGTTTTTCTTTGTGACAAatgacttaattattatttgatagtaattgatttCTCATGAAAGAATATGAATGactaccatgagataaaataagatcatattgggagaacatatttatttcaaatagattAATAATATCTTATGATGGTAAcccacttatgacaaggtcattagacgagTATTGATTAAGCAattttcataatggtatgtagTTAGGAAAAATTCAGTCGTGATACTATAGTAGAATGACTTCataactaaataagtttataattaataagagaaaagttaaaacttaattataaattatttgagccctgattatatatgtccaattagTCCATCTGCTAGCTCGTTTAAACTATAAacgaattgcatgtagaaccaaatgataaaaaaaaaatgaatggaagtgatgaagttagagaaatgagttAAAGTTAACGTTGGAATATGGCAACCCTCGATGGCTAATTGGGTTAAAGTTAACGTTGATGGTTCAATGTTAAGAAATAACCCAAAAGCATTTGTAGGAGGGGCAATGAGAGGGCCTAGTGGAGGATGGTTGGTAGGATTCAAAATGATATTAGGTATGAATGATATCTTTTAGAGGCCAAAGCGATTcttaaaggactaaaattggCTTGGGCTACAGGATTCAAGTGTGTTGAGTTGGAAAGTGACAATGCAATGTTGATTGAAACTATTCGTAACGGGTTGGCTACAGTAAGTAGTGTTGTTGAAGTCAGACAGATTCACGATTGGTGTTCCAAAAATTAGAAAGTTAAATTTCGACATATTTAGCAAAATGCCAATAAAGTTGTTGATAGCTAAGGCAGATGGAGGCGTAATTGAGCAATTGGTCATCCTGAAAGATCCTCCGTAATATGTAAGATGCTAGCTTGAAGAAGATATTAGACAGTTACTGGTGATTGATTAAGACTATGTTCGTTTAATATTCTAAGCTTATgatcaacaaaaagaaaaaactattattttaataaaattttcactaaattgaCATCAGTATTTAGTTGATTGATGAGACTGTCTCAATCACCCTGTTAATAGTATGTGGctattttctttacaaatttaaataaaaattgtcaTTAGTATGTACGGTACTACGGCTCGAACGTGAACCCAAGAAAGAATCCGATAATATTTTCCTTAAAGGAGAAAAACCACAAAAGCTAACAATCAAAGTGAAATCTGCCCCTCTAGGGTTTCCAACAAATCATTCCCATtaaatttctttgttttctttgctCTGGTTCTTGGCGATATGATCACGCCGCGAAGGAAGGCGTGGTCTCCACTAACTCTAACTCCGCCTACTGAGCCGCAGATGGCGGGGGTTCCGAACACTAGCAGCGGTGGCATTCGGGGTAAGGGAAAAGCTGTTGCTTTTGCCCATGATACTAGGAAACTGCCACCGCCTCCTGTTGCCTCTCTTAGTGGCAAGGGGCCTCTGAATGTTGAGGTGGAAGAGGAGGACATGGAGGATTGGAGGCGGTTCAAGGAAGCTGGGTTGTTAGATGAAGCGGCCTTGGAAAGGCGGGACCACGAGGCCCTTGCCGAAAGGCTCTCCAACCTCGAAGGGGAGGTGAGTcgtcattaatttttataacttttgctGTTAGTTTAAATTTCTTAGTTGGAATCATCCGCTACATAACCAAAGTTTTGAAGGGCACTTTTTTCTCAAAGAAATTTGAACTTAGATGTTTAAGTTTGATCCCAAATAAGTTGAAGATTCGTGACAAAACAATCAATATGAAGAATATTAAAGtttacatgtttatatatttttgttgaaattaaagtttgatttGGAACTTACTGCTGCTTACAGGAAAATTCTTTGTCATATTTTGTTTGACTATTTGCTTTTAAATCAATCAAATGCATGTAGTTCAGTACTACACTGGCTTTGTACTGGGTTCATTTGTTTTGGCCTTCATTGTCTGCTCTTATTTGGTCGTTTCTGCTTTGCCATCATTCGATCACTCCTCAAGTGGTCTTCTATTAGGTGCTAACCGTTTTAATTTTCGTGTGAATGTTGAattactttgtttcttctttcgcTGTATATATGAAAAGTTGTTTAGTTTTTTGAATGCGACATTTAGGTTGCTCCATTGGGATCCTCGAGTTTATGTGTTAATGTTGTGGAATCAGTACATTTTCAAACACACGTTAAGGGTTATGCATATGAACATTTCCATACTTGTGATGTAGGAGTCTAATGCCCAGCACTAGGCTTCCCTCTTTAGCAACTCAAACAGTTTAATCATGCAACAATGCTTCATTGCTGTACTGGTGAAACATGAATCTTTCTGTTGAATTTCATTTGGCTTCCCTCTTTAGTAATtcaaatgaatgaaatagatcATTGTGCTTCATTTAAATTGGTGAAACATTAATCATTTTTGTTCTTCACTTTATTAGTTATTTAGTtgcatattattattaaatgccGTCATCCCAAGATTAAGAATGCTGATCACCTTTTATGGTTGGCCTTTGTTCTTTCTGTTGTGGGATTATGTTAAGTTCCTGATTGAAGCTGCACCTATAAAGTTTGCTAAATACTTTTTCGTTGCTTGATGTGTCTATTTCTGTTTAGCTTTTTAACTACCAGTACAATATGGGGCTCCTCCTCATTGAGAAAAAAGAATGGACATCAAAGTGTGAAGAATTAAAGCAAGAACTTGCTGAAGTTGAGGAGATTCTCAGACGTGAGCAGGCAGCCCACTTGATTGCATTATCTGAAGTTGAAAAGCGAGAGGAGAACTTGGCAAAAGCCTTAGCTGCTGAAAAACAGTGTGTGGCTGATGTATgctttttcttccatttttttcttatataactGCATGTAATGTTTCTGTTCAGAAGCATCCTTAATGTTCATCATTGATTACCTGTTTAACCTGCTGTTTGTCTAACTTACTGAAATTGATATTATGGCTATATCTCTTGTTGCAGCTTGAAAAAGCATTGCGTGATATTCAAGAAGAACATGTCCAGGTTAAGCTTAGTTCTGATACAAAGTTGGCTAATGCAAATGCATTGGTTGCTGGAATTGAAGGAAAATCCTTAGAGGTGGAAGAAAAGCTGCGTGCTGCTGATGGTAGGCTTGCAGAGGTGAATAGAAAAAGTTCAGAATTGGAAAGGAAACTGCAAGAGATGGAGGCTCGTGAAAGTGTGCTTCAAAGAGAGCGTCTTTCCTTTGTTGCAGAGTATTCTCTTAATAaactttttaatatatgttaagATGGTCGTTTTGACTTGAACTTTCTTGGATTTGCTCACATCTCATGACATATTGTTCTTGTTATGCATTTGTTCTACTACTTCTAGACGAGAAGCATATCAGGCAACTTTTTACAAACAGAGGGAAGACTTGAATGAGTGGGAGAAGAGACTAAACAAAGGAGAAGAGAAGCTGACTGAACTGAGGAGAATGCTCAACCAGAGGGAGGAAAAGGTGAATGAGAACGATAGGCATTTCAAGCAGAAAGAGAGGAGCCTTGAAGAGCTGCAAAATAAGATTGATTTATCCACATTGAAGTTAAAGGAGATGGAAGATGATATAGGCAAACGTTTGACAGACTTGGTTTCAAAAGAGAAGGTGGATATTTTATGCCTAATTTAGTGattagtttattttgattttgttcttGAATTCTGATTATTTCATTATGTTAAATATTGTAGGAAGCTGAGTCCATTAGAAGTACTCTAGAGGCAAAAGAGAAGGATCTAGTTGCACTGGAAGAAATGCTTACTGCTAGAGAAAGGGTGAGATAAACTACGTTCTGTTTTAGTTTGGATTGTAAATAATGCAAAAAAGGCTGTATTTCCTTGATACTCTTTTTCTGgttgtttcttttcttgtttttattcttttgctTCAATAACTGTGGTGTTTACAATTTCTAACGGCACCTTGTATTGTGTTTTGCACTTTCCATGCATAAGAAACACACCAgcatatatatttctttgatgGTTGTAAGACATTATCTTTTTAAGGTAAGCATCTTTTGAGAAAATTGGCATGCTATTGATTTGATCATGAAGAGCTTGGTGTCATGACTAGATTGCAGTGTCCTGTTTGCATTCATAAGAACAAGATGTGAAAGTTATGATAATGATGCCGACACTTTCTTCACACTTAAGTTCACTCAAGGTTGAATGGTTTCCATAATGATTGTAGGTAAACTTTTTTTCCTGATAAATGTGAAGAATTGGAAGTAGGCgctacaaatttgataaaatgattgTATATTTGCGTCACATGCACTTTATTACAGTGCAAGTTGCAATGTTCCTTCTCTTTTTGGAAGTAAGCAATGGAGTTTGAGAAATTGCTAAGTTCTCTAAAGCAGAGATTCTTatgtctttcttttttcttttcctctataTACTGATTCATTCTTGAATTTGTCAGTATTTTATTGTATGTATGTGCATGATTTTATGATCCCGCTCTCCATGTCTATGCTCCTTTTCTTTGGCTTGTTTGGTTGGTAGAAATCTATGCATATGGTGATAGACTATGCGAATATGTTAAATAGGGTGAGAATAAtccctttcttttccttttgctGAGAATCAgcttgtaattatttaatagcTTTTATTTCGCAGCCTCAAGTTCTTAATTCCTTGGGTTTTTATAGGTGGAGATTCAGAAACTTGTCGATGAGCAAAGGGTTATTCTGGATGCTAAAAGGCAGGAGTTTGAATTGGAACTTGAAGAAAAGAGGAAGTCTGTTGATGAGGAACTGGAAGGCAAGATACATGAAATAAACCAGCAGGAAGCCGAAATTAATCACAAAGAAGAAAAGTTGAGGAAACAAGAACAGGCACTGGATAAGAAGTCAGAGAGAATgaaggagaaagaaaaggacCTTGAGGTGAGGTTGAAAGCAGTCAAGGACAAAGAGAAATTTGTGAAAACTGAGGAGAAGAAGTTGGAGCTGGAAAGGCAGCAGCTGTATGCTGCTAAAGAGAACTTACAGGCTCTCAAAGATGAGATTGATAAGATAGGTTCTGAAACCAGTCAACAAGAGTTACGAATTCAAGAAGAGTCTGAAAAGCTTAAAATTACTGAAAAGGACAGAGCTGAACATATCCGCTTGCAGTCTGAATTGAAGCAGCAGATAGTCAACTGCAGACATCAGGAGGAGTTACTTTTGAAGGAACATGAGGACCTCAAACAGCAAAGGGAAAATTTTGAGAAAGAGTGGGATGCTTTGGATGATAAAAGAGCTGAAATCATTATGAAACAAAAGGAAATTgatgaagaaaaggaaaagttcGAAAAATTGCAACATTCAGAAGAAgaaagattgaagaaagaagaagctGCCATGCAAAATTATGCTTGTAGGGAGATGGAATCTCTCAGGCTGCAGAAAGAATCATTTGAAGCCACAATGAAGCATGAGAAATCAAATTTGCTGGAAGAAGCTCAGAATGAGCGAACTAGAATGCTTCAAGATTTTGAAGAGAGGAAAATGAATCTTGAAACTGATATGAAGAATAGATTTGATCAAATGCAGAAAGATCTGCAAGAAAGGATTGTTGCATTTGAGGAGGTGAAGGAGAGAGAACTTGCTAATTTGAGATGCTCAAAAGAAGATGCTGAGAGTCAACTGGAAGAACTAAAATCTGCAAGGTGTGCTGTAGAAAGGGAAAAACAAGAAGTTGCAATGAACAGGGATAAGCTGAAAGAGCAGCAGCTAGAAATGCGAAAAGACATTGAAGAACTTGGTATCCTTAGCAGTAAGCTCAAAGACCAGCGGCAACAGTTTATCCGTGAAAGACATAGCTTCCTTGAATTTGTAGAGAAGCACAAGTCTTGTAAGAACTGCGGAGAAGTAACAAGGGACTTTGTACTCTCTAACTTCGAAATTCCTGATTTGCAGGATAGGAAAATCCTTCCTCTTCCACAGCTAGCTGGTGAAACCTTAAGCCATCATCAACGTTATGTAGGTGGTTCTGGTGCTACAAATATCAATAGATCTCCTGAAGCTGATGCGCAATATCCAGAGTCTGCTGGACGCATGTCCTGGCTTCGCAAATGTACTAAGATTTTTAGCATTTCGCCAACTAAGAGAAATGAAAGTAAAGCTGAAAGGCCTAGCATGCTTACCGCTACAGAAGCAGGAGTGAGTATTCAAGGAGAGGCAGGAGAGCCATATTTAGGGATTACAGGTGACACTGTCCGTAACCAATTGCTCCAATCTAATACAATTAGGGAGGTGGGTGATGGATCTGTCCCATCTGCTGATCATAGCTTTGGTGAGAGTAAGGTGCAAGATGTTCCTGAAGATTCTCAGCAATCAGAGCAGAAGAGTGATCACCGCAAACCTAGAAGAAAACCTAAATCTGGACTGAATCGAACACGCTCCGTGAAGGCTGTAGTTGAAGATGCAAAACTATTCCTTGGTGAAAGCCCTGAAGGACCTGAGCCTAGTAATAGGGTGCAGTCACATGAAACCAGTCATGTCAATGAAGAAAGTGCTGGTGTTTCTAGTCATACTGTTGAGGGGGCAGGACCACGGAGTAATGCAAGAAAACGGCAACGCCAACAAAATTCCCAAGTTAGAGACAGTGAGTTGGATGCTGCAGATAGTGAAGGACACTCTGATAGTGTCACGGCTGGTGGGAGAAGGAAGAGGCAACAAACAGTTACTCCAGGCCTCCAAACCCCAGGACAAAACCGATACAATCTCAGGCGACCCAAGACGTAAGTTCCATcttattatatgtaatattcTCAATGACTTCTGGTAATAAATTGTACAATGTTGCTTTTTATGTGGTGTGGTGCTTTGACTAGATTCACATAAGTTGCCCTTCTAATTTTGATTGAAAGGTAAGAAATGCTGATTTGTTGTATTGTAGGATTCTCTTTTAGAAGAAATTTATTCAGAACCCTTTTAAGTTCTAAATTTGCCTTTGTGGAGTTTTTGCTTGTGCTTAGCCTGTAACTGAATTTGCCATTAATATTGAAACGGAAATGGGTTTATGAGCCTTTTTGATGGTCTTTTGCATATCAGATGCTGCGACGACTACCCCTTCTTTCTTGGACCAGAAAATATATGTTCGGAATGAGAAGTACTCAACACAATAAGTAAATAActacaaataaattaagttaattctCTCATCAATACTTTCCAATCCTTTCTAAAGAACTATGTATCAGCAGGATTACATTGTAATGATTTAAAACAAGATTTAGgatttcaaataaaacaatcaaAGCATACGGATTTGGTTTCATACTATTTAGCTGCATATAATAGTGTTAGAAGTGGAATTAATGGATTAAAAAatggtgaaaagaaaaaaacctttttGGTTGCATTATTGTtgaaaaagttgttttcaaatttttagaaGAGGGTGTttccaaacattttaattactgCTTGAATGACAATTTATGTTAATGTTTGGAGGTCAGTTCATATTTGTGTGTTGGACTGTGATGCAAGGACAAATATATTgttcaaatttgaatagaatGGTACATGCAAaactaaatatgaaaaaatatgcTCCACCACATAGAAGGGTACTAAAAATATGTTAAGATCTGTGTTTCAGATGTTGGAGAATGTTGACAGATACTGGAAGGCCTAATTGCATATAAGGGAACCATTTATGTATCTTTAATTATGTAGCATAGAAAGGAAATATTTTTGGGGGATATAGTGGTCcgttattcttttatttttgttttgtgtgtgtgtgaaaTGGAAAATATCTCCAGTGGAGGAAACCATTTCTTCTATTTAACCAGGGTTTTCTATAACTGGATAGTTTTTCGTGGTCTTAGGTTATTGTCTAGGATATGATTAAGGTTCACAAGAGGTGAAAACACTTGATTATTCTaaatatactttaaaaaaaaaatatttttacagtACAGTCACAGCCACAGCAGCACAGGCCTCATCTGATGTCCTGAAGACTAGGAAGGAGCCTGAGGATGGTGGGTTGGAGGGAGGAGTGCATACTAGGAAGGAGCCTGAGGATGGTGGGTTGGAGGGAGGAGTGCATACAAGGAAGGAGCCTGAGGATGGTGGGTTGGAGGGAGGAGTGCATACTAGGAAGGAACCTGAGGATGGTGAGAACAGAAGATCTAACTTGGTGCAGGTTACAACAATAAAAAATGTGGAGATCTTAGAAAGCGAGGTGGTTAAGGTAAGTCCTGACTAAACCATTTGTGTTGGGATGCTATGTTATGATTTCCATCATGCGTTTTCTTCTTACTCTACCCCAAACCTTGTTATGCCAGCTCAAAACAAGCGTGGATGTTGGTGGCAATGAAATAGCAGCAAAGACAGTCAAAAGTGTGGATTTGATTGAAGAAGTAGATGTTACAGCTGAAAATGGTGATGAAGATGAGAGTTGGGGCAGATTCCATGAGGAGGATGAAGAGGACGAGGGTGATGATGAGATGGAAAATCCGGGTGATGTGTCAATTGGAAAGAAAATCTGGACATTTTTTACCTCATAAGTCATAAGGCtcctattttgtttttgttttttaattttctttgagaCTGAGGGACGTTGCTATGCTACACTTTGGCACAATAAGTTGTGTAACTAGGATGCTTTAACTTTAGCTTTAGTTTTAGCTTCAGCTTCTGAGCTTTGCATTGTATCTTGTGTATGGCTTATATAGGAATGTTTCCTGTCTGTGGATTCCCCGGGAAAGTGATGTGGAAGTGGTAACAACAATTGATTTCTAGTTCGTTTTGTACACTATATTCTTTAGTTGCAAGTATGTTTTGCTTCATTTTTATCATATTCCTAGTTGCAAAAATTACTGCACATCCTGCTTTTGCCTTCTTCCCAGTTGCTGGAAATCATTTTGGAAATTGAATGCAATGCATTGACAATGAAGCATAGCCGCCTCTCTCACCTGTGCATGTTTATTTGATTAGGTTTAGATGGATGCATAGGACTTGTAAGACCAGAATCaactcttgtttttttttttgctttgctttACATTGCATTGCCTGCAGGTCAAGAGAGGCCACAAATTTTCGAAGTTGGTCAGAGTTTGACTACGACATgtcattgtatattttaatttacgaaCATGTCTTTCTTTCTCTAGTGTCATTTTCATGCAAAGATCAATCGTCTAAACCAATTCCATTGAACCGGTCTTAGGATGAATCGCTacaatgaaattgaaaatgaactAGAAAGTTGGTATGATAGTAACATTGAAATGTAGCACACATATTTGGCTGGTATTGCCTCTTAATTTCCAAGAGAGAGATTTTCTCTTACAGGTTAAGAtctatttta harbors:
- the LOC105764582 gene encoding nuclear matrix constituent protein 1; the protein is MITPRRKAWSPLTLTPPTEPQMAGVPNTSSGGIRGKGKAVAFAHDTRKLPPPPVASLSGKGPLNVEVEEEDMEDWRRFKEAGLLDEAALERRDHEALAERLSNLEGELFNYQYNMGLLLIEKKEWTSKCEELKQELAEVEEILRREQAAHLIALSEVEKREENLAKALAAEKQCVADLEKALRDIQEEHVQVKLSSDTKLANANALVAGIEGKSLEVEEKLRAADGRLAEVNRKSSELERKLQEMEARESVLQRERLSFVAEREAYQATFYKQREDLNEWEKRLNKGEEKLTELRRMLNQREEKVNENDRHFKQKERSLEELQNKIDLSTLKLKEMEDDIGKRLTDLVSKEKEAESIRSTLEAKEKDLVALEEMLTARERVEIQKLVDEQRVILDAKRQEFELELEEKRKSVDEELEGKIHEINQQEAEINHKEEKLRKQEQALDKKSERMKEKEKDLEVRLKAVKDKEKFVKTEEKKLELERQQLYAAKENLQALKDEIDKIGSETSQQELRIQEESEKLKITEKDRAEHIRLQSELKQQIVNCRHQEELLLKEHEDLKQQRENFEKEWDALDDKRAEIIMKQKEIDEEKEKFEKLQHSEEERLKKEEAAMQNYACREMESLRLQKESFEATMKHEKSNLLEEAQNERTRMLQDFEERKMNLETDMKNRFDQMQKDLQERIVAFEEVKERELANLRCSKEDAESQLEELKSARCAVEREKQEVAMNRDKLKEQQLEMRKDIEELGILSSKLKDQRQQFIRERHSFLEFVEKHKSCKNCGEVTRDFVLSNFEIPDLQDRKILPLPQLAGETLSHHQRYVGGSGATNINRSPEADAQYPESAGRMSWLRKCTKIFSISPTKRNESKAERPSMLTATEAGVSIQGEAGEPYLGITGDTVRNQLLQSNTIREVGDGSVPSADHSFGESKVQDVPEDSQQSEQKSDHRKPRRKPKSGLNRTRSVKAVVEDAKLFLGESPEGPEPSNRVQSHETSHVNEESAGVSSHTVEGAGPRSNARKRQRQQNSQVRDSELDAADSEGHSDSVTAGGRRKRQQTVTPGLQTPGQNRYNLRRPKTTVTATAAQASSDVLKTRKEPEDGGLEGGVHTRKEPEDGGLEGGVHTRKEPEDGGLEGGVHTRKEPEDGENRRSNLVQVTTIKNVEILESEVVKLKTSVDVGGNEIAAKTVKSVDLIEEVDVTAENGDEDESWGRFHEEDEEDEGDDEMENPGDVSIGKKIWTFFTS